One genomic window of Prochlorococcus marinus str. NATL2A includes the following:
- a CDS encoding metal ABC transporter permease codes for MSFFNTNWWIIPLLITSFSGILCPAMGTVLITHKRLLQVNLISHCVLPGLALAMALGIDPSIGGVLSGLVGAIAAESLTNKKNQNYEAVMNTILAGSMGLGVLLIPLLGIRIDLEAVLFGDLLTANLSDLLRTLIAFSAFICLMLFGYDKLVHIGLDPEGAASSGVNVSFLNLALGFTTALVIVSSMSAVGVILVIALLSTPTLLGLQKASSLWVAMVRSSIFGLVLSIIGFSFSMFMNLPPGPLISVLCVISLILLPRSN; via the coding sequence ATGTCTTTTTTCAATACAAATTGGTGGATAATTCCTCTTTTGATAACTTCCTTTTCAGGAATACTTTGCCCTGCTATGGGAACTGTATTGATCACTCACAAAAGGCTTCTTCAAGTCAATTTAATTTCACATTGTGTTTTGCCAGGACTTGCCTTGGCTATGGCGCTTGGGATTGACCCATCTATTGGAGGTGTCTTAAGCGGATTAGTGGGAGCTATTGCAGCAGAGAGTTTGACAAATAAGAAAAATCAAAATTATGAAGCTGTAATGAATACAATTCTTGCTGGTTCGATGGGACTTGGAGTTTTGCTTATACCTTTACTTGGAATCAGGATTGATTTAGAGGCTGTTTTGTTTGGAGATTTATTAACTGCAAATTTGAGCGATTTATTAAGAACTTTGATTGCGTTCTCGGCATTCATTTGCTTAATGCTTTTTGGGTACGACAAGCTTGTTCATATTGGTTTAGACCCAGAAGGAGCTGCCTCAAGTGGAGTTAATGTGTCTTTTTTAAATTTAGCTCTGGGATTTACCACTGCACTTGTCATTGTGAGCTCAATGTCAGCAGTCGGGGTCATCCTTGTGATTGCGTTACTCTCAACTCCAACTTTGTTGGGTTTACAGAAAGCTAGCTCTCTATGGGTTGCGATGGTTAGATCTTCCATATTTGGATTAGTTTTATCGATCATTGGTTTTTCGTTCTCTATGTTTATGAATTTGCCTCCAGGCCCACTTATTAGTGTTCTTTGTGTAATTTCATTGATCTTGCTTCCAAGGAGTAATTAG
- the urtD gene encoding urea ABC transporter ATP-binding protein UrtD, with product MSSPLLELKKISVSFEGFLALRDLDLVLNKGDLRAVIGPNGAGKTTFLDVITGKVLPTKGDVIFKEKSLLGQKEFRIARKGIGRKFQSPRIFENLSVQENLALSVSRPKTPFSLLIDNLKVKHLDQIQHLMSIVNLQSKANIRAGALSHGQKQWLEIAMLVGQDPDLLLVDEPVAGLTDEETDLTADLLKSLAGDHTVLVIDHDMEFIRRLDCPVSVLHQGYVLKEGSMSEIQKDPLVIEVYLGQSEEEE from the coding sequence ATGAGTTCTCCATTGCTAGAGCTAAAAAAAATCTCAGTTAGCTTTGAGGGATTTCTTGCTCTTAGAGATCTTGATCTGGTTTTGAATAAAGGCGATCTTAGAGCCGTTATTGGTCCCAATGGTGCAGGTAAAACTACATTTTTAGATGTAATTACTGGCAAAGTATTACCGACAAAAGGTGATGTGATTTTTAAAGAAAAATCGTTGCTTGGTCAAAAGGAGTTTCGTATAGCGCGTAAAGGGATTGGAAGAAAATTTCAAAGTCCTAGGATATTTGAAAATCTATCTGTACAAGAAAACCTAGCTCTATCAGTTAGCAGGCCTAAAACTCCTTTTTCATTATTGATTGATAATTTAAAGGTTAAGCATTTAGATCAAATTCAACATTTGATGAGTATTGTCAACCTTCAATCAAAAGCCAATATCAGGGCGGGAGCTCTCTCTCATGGCCAAAAACAATGGCTTGAGATTGCTATGCTAGTTGGACAAGACCCTGACCTGTTACTTGTTGATGAACCTGTGGCTGGCTTGACTGATGAAGAAACAGATTTAACTGCTGATCTTCTTAAATCTCTAGCGGGTGATCATACTGTTTTAGTTATTGATCATGATATGGAATTTATTCGTAGACTTGATTGCCCTGTGAGTGTTTTACACCAAGGATATGTATTGAAGGAAGGCTCTATGAGCGAAATACAAAAAGATCCTTTGGTGATAGAGGTTTATCTAGGACAATCTGAGGAGGAAGAATAA
- a CDS encoding metal ABC transporter solute-binding protein, Zn/Mn family: MNFSNQSKKVKPIINKTVLKSSLVAGAFLFSGINQTAQANTKSIVAVEPLVCDVVSAIAPPSTPVTCLIDRKQDVHDVKITPRQAQTLKSANQVFTLGSEMTPAIKKWLDNPLTVVVGVSAIEIDDHDDHDDHDDHSAAKHDDHDDHDDHDDHSAAKHDDHDDHDDHDDAHGEGAFEWAGVFDLSAGVYKWSFAKVDGDYADPAMKMVILKSGDIEASEELAKELLGSKNSEVKRNNDKLIAQDKAYLLTFNEKKDITTFTVEIKKSGKYAFFTEHMPFEFEADEHFFKDVSGDDVEPISQVPDEGDHHHHDHGGLDPHIWHDPHNIIKMGNVISKNINKKISFFDRETKKVLKERTQSVNSILKDLDQWTQEQIATIPSDQRTMVSKHKAMEYYGDAFGLKTMSLLDFLGDSSSLRPQTISTVLAELKEENVKVLFAEQKPPSKLLRNLSRQTSTPIASNQIYVDGLMPTGNTVSVAVHNTCTIVNSLGGECDEQEGDELEGKWNSLTNP, encoded by the coding sequence TTGAATTTTTCAAATCAGTCCAAAAAGGTTAAACCCATAATCAATAAAACAGTTCTCAAAAGTTCTCTTGTTGCTGGAGCATTTTTATTTTCTGGAATCAATCAGACAGCGCAAGCAAATACAAAATCAATTGTTGCTGTAGAGCCATTGGTTTGCGATGTTGTATCTGCGATTGCACCACCCTCTACGCCCGTGACCTGCTTAATTGACAGAAAGCAAGATGTTCATGATGTCAAGATCACTCCAAGGCAAGCTCAAACACTAAAAAGTGCGAATCAAGTATTTACTCTTGGTTCAGAGATGACCCCTGCAATTAAAAAATGGTTGGATAATCCTTTAACTGTTGTCGTTGGTGTAAGTGCAATAGAAATAGACGATCATGACGACCACGATGATCATGACGATCATTCAGCTGCTAAGCATGATGATCATGACGACCACGATGATCATGACGATCATTCAGCTGCTAAGCATGATGATCATGACGACCACGATGATCATGACGATGCCCATGGAGAGGGAGCTTTTGAATGGGCTGGTGTTTTTGATCTTTCCGCAGGAGTCTACAAATGGTCTTTCGCCAAAGTTGATGGAGACTATGCTGATCCTGCGATGAAAATGGTTATTCTTAAGTCTGGTGATATTGAAGCATCAGAAGAGCTTGCTAAAGAATTATTAGGATCCAAAAATTCAGAAGTTAAGCGCAATAATGACAAACTTATTGCGCAGGACAAAGCCTACCTTCTTACATTTAATGAAAAGAAAGACATCACAACATTTACTGTAGAAATCAAAAAATCTGGTAAATACGCTTTCTTTACTGAGCATATGCCGTTTGAGTTTGAAGCCGATGAACATTTCTTTAAAGATGTTTCAGGCGACGATGTGGAACCGATTTCCCAAGTACCAGATGAAGGAGATCATCATCACCATGACCATGGAGGCTTAGATCCTCATATTTGGCATGATCCACATAACATCATCAAGATGGGAAATGTAATTTCTAAAAATATCAACAAAAAGATTTCATTCTTTGATAGAGAAACTAAAAAAGTTTTAAAAGAAAGAACTCAATCTGTAAATTCCATTTTGAAAGATCTAGATCAATGGACTCAAGAACAAATAGCTACTATTCCTTCTGATCAAAGGACGATGGTTTCTAAGCACAAAGCCATGGAATATTATGGAGATGCATTTGGATTGAAGACCATGAGCCTACTAGATTTTCTTGGTGATTCATCCAGCCTTAGGCCTCAAACTATTTCAACTGTATTAGCTGAGCTTAAAGAAGAAAACGTGAAAGTTTTATTCGCTGAGCAAAAGCCTCCTTCAAAGCTATTGAGAAACCTCAGTAGACAAACTTCCACTCCTATCGCATCAAATCAAATCTATGTTGACGGTCTAATGCCAACAGGGAATACTGTTTCAGTTGCTGTACATAACACCTGCACAATTGTTAATTCACTTGGTGGAGAATGTGATGAGCAAGAGGGCGATGAACTTGAGGGGAAATGGAATTCTTTAACTAATCCTTAA
- the urtE gene encoding urea ABC transporter ATP-binding subunit UrtE — protein MTMLQIKGLNTYYGESHILRDVDMNINQGEMVCLIGRNGVGKTTLLKSLIGLLTPRRGEIIFNGDLVNRKQPHQRARSGIGYVPQGREIIPYLTVEENLQLGLEALPGGLAKHKKIDELVYELFPVLKQFLDRKGGDLSGGQQQQLAIARALLGKPKLLLLDEPTEGIQPNIVQDIESAVKRIISETGVGVLLVEQHLHFVRQADRYYAMQRGGIVANGPTSELSKAVVEKFLSV, from the coding sequence ATGACTATGCTTCAGATAAAAGGCTTGAATACTTACTATGGCGAGAGTCATATTCTTCGAGATGTTGATATGAATATCAACCAAGGTGAGATGGTTTGTCTTATAGGTCGAAATGGAGTAGGTAAAACAACTTTGCTTAAATCCTTAATAGGTTTATTAACTCCACGGCGTGGAGAGATTATTTTTAATGGAGATTTAGTAAATAGAAAGCAACCTCATCAAAGAGCTCGTTCAGGAATTGGATATGTTCCTCAAGGACGAGAAATAATACCTTATCTAACTGTCGAGGAAAATCTTCAACTTGGATTGGAAGCTTTGCCTGGAGGTTTAGCAAAACATAAAAAGATTGATGAACTTGTATATGAACTATTCCCTGTCTTAAAACAATTTCTTGATCGTAAAGGGGGTGACTTAAGTGGTGGACAACAGCAACAACTGGCCATTGCGCGAGCACTACTGGGAAAACCAAAGTTGCTTTTACTTGATGAACCAACTGAAGGAATACAGCCGAATATCGTTCAAGATATTGAGTCAGCAGTCAAAAGGATTATTAGTGAGACTGGTGTTGGAGTTTTATTAGTAGAGCAACATCTGCATTTTGTGAGGCAAGCTGATCGTTATTATGCAATGCAACGTGGAGGGATAGTAGCAAATGGCCCAACTAGTGAATTAAGTAAAGCGGTGGTAGAGAAATTCCTTAGTGTTTAA
- a CDS encoding DUF3493 domain-containing protein: MSNSNKPDSNLDPNLRARLLKETKNPYRGLRRAVWIALFGSAALGLFIMVTNIIAGDTVSINDLAIQTSALVILGFLLFKDRSKEESN; the protein is encoded by the coding sequence TTGAGTAATTCTAATAAGCCTGATTCCAATCTGGATCCTAATTTAAGAGCTCGACTGTTGAAGGAGACTAAAAATCCTTATCGGGGCTTGAGAAGAGCTGTTTGGATAGCTCTATTTGGGTCAGCGGCACTTGGCTTATTTATCATGGTTACCAATATTATTGCCGGAGACACTGTCTCTATTAACGATCTTGCAATCCAAACATCAGCATTAGTAATTCTGGGGTTTTTGTTGTTTAAAGATAGGAGTAAAGAGGAATCAAATTAG
- a CDS encoding WD40 repeat domain-containing protein, protein MSGIEAFSPKGMLHECWSAQANDYAIVCGWALQGKTFLVGDVAGGLYAFEGISGKLIWQIKDIHKGGLLAMSIHPNGKTFATAGQDGHVNIWESQKGTSTKTLELGKGWVEHIKWSPDGKFLAVVFTKYVYVFDDKGQEHWRSEEHPSTVSAIAWSNSNELATACYGQVTFFDVVNDKINQKLEWRGSLVSMVLSPDGDIVACGSQDNSVHFWRRSTDQDSEMTGYPGKPSHLAFDQTGTVLATGGSDRVTVWSFQGDGPEGTVPGELMLHTEPISCLAFSHSGMLLASGSRDGSVFSWFLQKDGQGDPVGGAFAGDLVSQIAWHPDDTALAAINANGGITVWEFKVRTKTSPQGFG, encoded by the coding sequence ATGTCTGGTATAGAAGCATTTAGTCCCAAGGGAATGCTTCATGAATGTTGGTCTGCTCAAGCTAACGACTACGCGATTGTCTGCGGCTGGGCACTACAAGGTAAAACTTTTTTAGTAGGTGATGTCGCTGGTGGGCTTTATGCATTTGAGGGAATATCTGGAAAGCTCATTTGGCAAATAAAAGACATACATAAAGGTGGCTTACTCGCAATGTCTATACATCCAAATGGAAAGACTTTTGCAACTGCTGGCCAAGATGGACATGTAAATATATGGGAAAGCCAAAAGGGTACGTCAACTAAAACTTTGGAACTTGGGAAAGGATGGGTTGAGCACATCAAGTGGTCCCCAGACGGAAAATTTTTAGCTGTAGTTTTTACTAAATACGTCTATGTTTTTGATGATAAAGGTCAAGAACATTGGCGATCAGAGGAGCATCCCAGTACTGTCAGCGCGATTGCTTGGTCTAATTCAAATGAATTAGCAACAGCATGCTATGGCCAAGTCACTTTTTTTGATGTAGTAAATGACAAGATCAATCAAAAGTTGGAATGGCGAGGCTCACTAGTATCTATGGTGCTTAGTCCAGATGGAGACATAGTGGCATGCGGCAGCCAAGATAATTCTGTTCATTTCTGGCGTCGTTCAACTGATCAAGATTCAGAGATGACAGGCTACCCAGGTAAACCAAGTCACCTAGCTTTTGATCAAACCGGCACAGTCCTTGCTACTGGGGGTAGTGATCGCGTGACGGTTTGGAGTTTTCAAGGCGATGGTCCTGAGGGAACTGTACCAGGAGAGTTAATGCTTCATACGGAACCCATTTCATGTCTTGCTTTCTCACACAGCGGGATGCTTTTAGCTTCTGGCTCGAGAGATGGTTCAGTTTTTTCTTGGTTTCTCCAAAAAGATGGTCAGGGTGATCCAGTTGGTGGTGCATTTGCCGGTGACCTTGTAAGCCAAATCGCTTGGCACCCTGATGACACTGCCTTGGCTGCAATAAATGCAAACGGAGGAATTACGGTTTGGGAGTTTAAGGTTCGGACGAAAACGTCACCTCAAGGATTCGGATAA
- a CDS encoding ABC transporter ATP-binding protein — protein sequence MPSLIAENLTYSYSSKIKPALSKVSLKLEQGTLTALVGPNGAGKSTLLSLLQGSSKPNQGEITVDGKPLRNNRSQVALMPQRGKLNWNFPITVEGLVSLGRVNHSKSTCCELEAALQRVGISHLAKRRLDALSGGQQQRALLAKTLMNPAKIFLLDEPCSAFDPPAKEDFLLIIRQLADSGFTVFVSSHDWGTSLNAYDKVVALDKIILASGSPQEVQEKLSSINYLRWKL from the coding sequence ATGCCTAGCTTGATTGCTGAAAATTTGACATATTCTTATTCAAGTAAAATTAAACCTGCTTTAAGCAAGGTTTCTCTAAAGCTTGAGCAAGGTACTTTGACTGCTCTTGTTGGTCCGAATGGTGCTGGTAAGTCCACATTATTAAGCTTGCTGCAAGGGAGTAGTAAACCGAATCAAGGGGAAATTACTGTTGATGGGAAACCATTGCGAAATAATCGATCTCAAGTGGCTTTAATGCCTCAGAGGGGGAAGCTCAATTGGAATTTTCCAATTACTGTTGAAGGATTAGTTTCTTTGGGCCGAGTCAATCATTCGAAATCGACTTGTTGTGAATTAGAAGCGGCTCTTCAACGTGTTGGAATATCTCATTTAGCAAAAAGGAGACTTGATGCTCTGTCTGGTGGACAGCAACAAAGAGCATTACTTGCAAAAACATTAATGAATCCAGCCAAAATTTTTCTTCTTGATGAACCTTGCTCCGCCTTTGATCCTCCGGCTAAAGAAGATTTCCTGTTAATTATTCGTCAGCTAGCCGATTCGGGGTTCACGGTTTTTGTTAGTAGTCACGACTGGGGAACATCTTTAAATGCCTATGACAAGGTTGTTGCTTTAGATAAAATTATTTTGGCTTCTGGTAGCCCTCAGGAAGTTCAAGAAAAACTTAGTTCAATTAATTATTTGAGGTGGAAGTTATAG
- a CDS encoding 2OG-Fe(II) oxygenase, translated as MNLIASYRNKGFESVADGVMSFFDRRTDLHRNGIAFSNGSNNDSDPAKISTDISLVAIDRTDPEAFALSEVIVRGVDAGLKKYLQDRPLFNECSPEQSLFVNPIFNIQRYAPGEGFKKWHCDWTISEEATEPVHRVLAWILYCNDVESGGTEFHWQEYHETAERGKLVIFPAGLTHIHRGRVNKIHSKTIATGWINAGSRDSYISRLAS; from the coding sequence ATGAATTTAATAGCTAGTTATAGAAATAAAGGTTTTGAATCTGTTGCAGATGGTGTGATGTCATTTTTCGATCGTCGCACAGACTTGCATCGCAATGGAATCGCCTTCAGCAATGGATCAAATAATGATTCAGATCCTGCAAAAATTTCTACTGATATCAGCCTTGTAGCCATAGATCGTACTGACCCAGAAGCATTTGCACTCTCTGAGGTCATTGTAAGAGGAGTCGATGCTGGGCTTAAAAAATACCTCCAAGATCGTCCTCTCTTTAATGAGTGCTCCCCAGAACAATCACTATTTGTCAATCCAATTTTCAACATACAACGATACGCTCCTGGAGAAGGATTTAAGAAATGGCACTGTGACTGGACGATTAGCGAAGAAGCAACCGAACCGGTTCATAGAGTTTTAGCCTGGATTCTCTATTGCAATGATGTCGAATCTGGAGGTACAGAATTCCACTGGCAGGAATATCATGAGACAGCTGAACGAGGAAAATTAGTTATTTTCCCTGCTGGATTGACACATATACATAGAGGCAGAGTCAACAAAATTCATTCCAAAACAATTGCAACTGGTTGGATAAATGCAGGTTCAAGAGACTCATACATTTCCAGACTGGCAAGTTAA
- a CDS encoding DUF3721 domain-containing protein, which yields MNKFKPILSTIILSISFSLIGCSDNSQTKGTPSLFETKIEAEKAAKEFNCTGAHKMGDKWMPCKSHSAHEDKEHNKSNNEHHHHH from the coding sequence ATGAACAAATTCAAGCCTATTCTCTCTACAATTATTCTTTCTATATCATTTTCACTAATAGGATGTTCAGATAATTCTCAAACAAAAGGTACTCCCTCTCTTTTTGAGACAAAAATAGAAGCCGAAAAAGCAGCCAAGGAGTTCAATTGCACTGGAGCTCATAAAATGGGTGACAAATGGATGCCTTGCAAAAGTCATTCTGCTCATGAGGATAAAGAACATAACAAGTCCAACAATGAACATCACCATCATCACTAG
- the folE gene encoding GTP cyclohydrolase I — protein sequence MTSTAPNENIKDNLKDQISCKLVSEIIRERIQAKGARFHANDNISDFIQPGELETLEREVATRVRDLLKTLLIDVDNDHNTQETAERVSRMYLNEVFKGRYHPQPKVTNFPNDRNLDEIYTLGPITVRSACSHHFVPILGDCWIGIKPGEKVIGISKFARVADWVFSRPHIQEEAVMILADEIERLCEPKGLAILVKAQHYCMKWRGVKEPETSMINSIVRGDFRHDASLKQEFFELVKQQSNFGKNY from the coding sequence ATGACTTCTACTGCTCCCAATGAGAATATTAAGGATAATTTAAAAGATCAAATTTCTTGCAAATTAGTCTCAGAAATAATTCGCGAACGTATACAAGCAAAAGGAGCTAGATTCCATGCAAATGATAATATTTCTGATTTCATTCAGCCAGGAGAACTAGAAACTCTAGAAAGAGAAGTTGCCACCAGAGTTAGAGATTTGCTGAAAACTTTATTGATTGATGTTGATAATGACCACAACACTCAAGAAACTGCAGAACGCGTTTCTAGAATGTATCTAAATGAAGTATTTAAAGGCAGATATCACCCTCAACCTAAAGTTACTAATTTTCCTAACGATAGGAATTTAGATGAGATCTATACACTTGGACCAATAACTGTTCGTTCTGCATGTTCTCATCACTTTGTTCCAATTCTTGGAGACTGCTGGATAGGAATAAAACCTGGAGAAAAAGTTATTGGGATATCTAAATTTGCAAGAGTAGCTGATTGGGTCTTTTCTAGGCCACATATTCAAGAAGAAGCTGTCATGATTCTTGCTGATGAAATAGAGCGATTATGCGAACCCAAAGGTCTAGCGATACTTGTTAAAGCTCAACATTATTGTATGAAATGGCGCGGAGTCAAAGAGCCTGAAACCAGCATGATCAACTCAATCGTTAGGGGTGATTTTCGCCATGATGCAAGCTTGAAGCAGGAGTTCTTCGAACTTGTTAAGCAACAATCCAATTTCGGTAAAAATTATTAG
- a CDS encoding Fur family transcriptional regulator, whose product MSTSKPEITKRQQQLLNELKNCTDELSGQELHRQLHNGEKAMGLTTVYRNLQALVKQGLIRSRHLPNGEVLYAPVERDIHHLTCVSCGETTRLKGCPVKMMDLSKNTSKNFELLFHTLEYFGLCQTCSQQLNAG is encoded by the coding sequence ATGAGTACAAGCAAGCCTGAAATCACTAAACGACAACAACAACTGCTCAATGAACTCAAGAACTGTACTGATGAATTGAGCGGGCAAGAGCTGCATAGACAACTTCATAATGGTGAAAAGGCAATGGGACTGACCACGGTCTATCGAAACCTGCAAGCACTAGTAAAGCAAGGTTTGATTCGTTCCAGACATCTTCCCAACGGTGAGGTTCTTTATGCGCCCGTTGAAAGAGATATACATCATTTAACTTGCGTAAGCTGTGGAGAAACCACACGCTTGAAGGGATGTCCGGTCAAAATGATGGATCTGTCGAAAAACACCTCTAAAAACTTTGAGCTTTTGTTTCATACTCTTGAGTACTTTGGTCTCTGCCAAACTTGTTCTCAGCAATTGAATGCTGGATAA
- a CDS encoding CobW family GTP-binding protein — protein MSNTQKVPVTILTGFLGSGKTTLLNRILSEEHGKKIAVIENEYGEVGIDQGLVINADEEVFEMSNGCICCTVRGDLIRVLGNLMKRRDKFDYVLVETTGLADPGPVAQTFFMDDEIREEFSLDGIVTLVDAAHIEQQLGRSDESSEQVAFADVLVLNKTDLVSDESLDNLESRLRDMNRMARVIRSKQADVSIDTVLNLSAFDLDQVLQRRPTFLEPEYPFEWTGVFSLEKGRYELTLEEGPDPTMSLVQLLDQGKDETALNTGAESCVRLYAEQEQLMNPGDLVPVGKHVNLQLQSEGTKSFFIDVDKARDIGLFTQHTAEEFNMKLTKVNTPSTDEIDNDQNISTISPIAERVWVAEHEHDDEVGSFAIEREGDVDPEKLNRWLSRLLSEKGVDIFRTKGFISYAGESKRIVFQGVHMLFTAQPDKEWGNEPRRNQLVFIGRNLDEAEMIKEFDKCLV, from the coding sequence ATGAGCAACACGCAAAAAGTACCGGTTACAATATTGACTGGTTTTCTAGGATCTGGCAAAACAACCCTACTCAATCGAATCCTGAGCGAAGAGCACGGTAAAAAAATAGCTGTTATTGAGAATGAATATGGTGAAGTTGGCATTGATCAAGGATTAGTCATCAATGCTGATGAAGAGGTCTTCGAGATGTCCAATGGTTGCATTTGCTGCACCGTTCGTGGTGATCTTATTCGTGTACTTGGAAACCTCATGAAGAGGCGAGACAAATTTGACTATGTATTAGTTGAAACTACTGGCCTTGCTGATCCTGGTCCTGTTGCTCAGACATTCTTTATGGACGATGAAATCCGTGAGGAGTTTTCACTTGATGGAATAGTCACACTTGTTGATGCAGCCCATATAGAGCAACAACTTGGTCGAAGTGATGAGAGTTCGGAGCAAGTTGCCTTTGCTGACGTCCTTGTCCTAAATAAAACCGATCTAGTTTCAGATGAATCACTCGACAACTTAGAATCACGGCTACGCGATATGAATCGTATGGCTCGTGTCATACGTAGTAAACAAGCAGACGTCTCAATTGATACTGTGCTAAATCTAAGTGCTTTTGATCTAGATCAAGTACTTCAGCGTCGTCCAACTTTTCTTGAACCAGAATACCCATTTGAGTGGACAGGTGTTTTTTCACTTGAAAAAGGTCGCTATGAACTTACGCTCGAAGAAGGTCCAGACCCCACAATGTCTCTCGTCCAGTTATTAGACCAAGGTAAAGACGAGACAGCTCTTAACACAGGTGCTGAATCATGCGTGAGACTCTACGCAGAACAAGAACAACTTATGAATCCAGGGGATTTGGTTCCAGTCGGCAAGCATGTGAACCTTCAACTTCAATCCGAAGGGACTAAGTCCTTCTTCATAGATGTTGATAAGGCAAGGGATATAGGTCTATTCACGCAACATACAGCCGAAGAATTTAATATGAAATTAACGAAAGTAAATACTCCTTCTACAGACGAGATAGATAATGATCAGAACATCTCTACAATTTCTCCAATAGCTGAGAGGGTTTGGGTAGCTGAACACGAACACGATGACGAAGTAGGTTCATTCGCTATCGAGCGAGAGGGTGATGTCGATCCGGAGAAACTCAATAGATGGCTAAGTCGACTTTTGTCTGAGAAAGGTGTAGATATATTTCGCACTAAAGGTTTCATTAGTTATGCGGGTGAATCTAAGCGAATAGTTTTTCAAGGAGTACACATGCTCTTCACAGCACAACCTGATAAAGAATGGGGCAATGAACCTCGCCGTAACCAACTCGTCTTTATCGGTAGAAATCTTGATGAAGCAGAAATGATCAAGGAGTTTGATAAATGTCTGGTATAG
- a CDS encoding chlorophyll a/b-binding protein translates to MSFERLSKTEIVHGRIAMSGVLFVLLLEIVFKINIS, encoded by the coding sequence ATGTCTTTCGAGAGACTAAGTAAAACTGAAATAGTTCATGGCAGGATTGCAATGTCAGGTGTATTATTTGTTTTATTACTAGAAATAGTATTTAAGATAAATATTTCTTAG